A genomic region of Prevotella scopos JCM 17725 contains the following coding sequences:
- a CDS encoding M13 family metallopeptidase encodes MRIKTLLPMMLLASAPITGMAQGQAGIKAENLDKSVRPADDFFTFATGGWQKLNPLPGAFSRFGSFDQLQENNNKRINTILTDLLKKPGKEGSVERKLSDFYKLAMDSVRRNKEGISPVKPLLSEMEDAKTLSDLRALQLKYASFGYGVPMEYSFEADEKNAKMNILLIYQGGLSLGQKEYYLDNDKATTDIRNAYRQFIANMFRLYGFSDTQAKAKSDAIMRYETMLALISKSRTEMRDVEANYNKMTLNEFKEKYPNIPLEQLMNAEGVNSKDIQTMVVGQPSFLAGVDKLASTESADELRARMEWSAILASANYLSDDVRAEYFNFFSKTMRGTKEDYPRWKRATQQVEKQMGEALGRIYCERYFPASSKKRMEELIKNLEVSLAERIKAQDWMSEATKKAALEKLSTFYVKVGYPNKWKDLGELKIDPSKSYYENVQNCHKFWAKDAIEEKAGKPVDKDKWLMTPQTVNAYYNPTTNEICFPAGILQYPFFDPKADDAFNYGAIGVVIGHEMTHGFDDQGRHYDKDGNMTDWWTEEDGKNFEARTGKYADFFSAIKVLPDLNANGKLTLGENLADHGGLEVAFNAFMKTPEAKKGKTIMGFTPEQRFFIAYAGVWANNITEAEIRSRVKSDPHSLGEWRVNGALPHINAWYKAFGVKEGDKLFIPEAQRLKLW; translated from the coding sequence ATGCGTATCAAAACACTTTTACCAATGATGCTCTTAGCATCTGCCCCGATTACTGGCATGGCGCAAGGCCAAGCAGGTATCAAGGCTGAAAACCTAGACAAGTCGGTACGTCCGGCTGACGACTTCTTTACATTTGCTACTGGTGGATGGCAGAAACTAAATCCGCTACCAGGTGCTTTCTCGCGTTTTGGTTCTTTCGACCAACTACAGGAGAACAATAACAAACGTATCAACACCATCCTTACTGATTTGCTTAAGAAGCCTGGTAAAGAAGGGTCAGTTGAGAGAAAGCTGAGCGACTTCTATAAGCTCGCCATGGACTCTGTGCGTCGTAACAAAGAGGGAATTAGTCCGGTTAAACCTTTACTCAGCGAGATGGAAGACGCAAAGACACTCTCAGACCTTCGTGCACTTCAGCTAAAGTATGCTAGCTTTGGTTATGGCGTGCCAATGGAATACAGCTTCGAGGCTGACGAGAAGAATGCCAAGATGAATATCCTCCTTATCTATCAGGGTGGGTTGAGTCTTGGACAGAAGGAATACTATCTGGACAATGATAAGGCAACGACTGACATTCGTAATGCTTATCGCCAGTTTATTGCAAACATGTTCCGTCTCTATGGCTTCTCTGATACACAAGCCAAGGCTAAGAGTGATGCCATTATGCGTTACGAAACAATGTTAGCCTTGATATCTAAAAGTCGTACCGAGATGCGCGATGTAGAGGCTAACTACAACAAGATGACACTCAATGAGTTTAAGGAGAAGTATCCAAACATTCCTCTTGAACAATTGATGAATGCTGAAGGTGTTAATAGCAAGGATATTCAGACGATGGTAGTAGGTCAACCATCTTTCCTTGCTGGTGTTGACAAGTTGGCTTCAACAGAGAGTGCTGACGAACTTCGTGCTCGTATGGAGTGGAGTGCTATCTTGGCTTCAGCTAATTATCTGAGCGATGATGTTCGTGCAGAATACTTCAACTTCTTCAGTAAGACGATGCGTGGTACCAAGGAGGATTACCCTCGTTGGAAGCGTGCCACACAACAGGTAGAGAAGCAGATGGGTGAGGCTTTGGGTCGTATCTATTGTGAGCGTTACTTCCCTGCGTCAAGTAAGAAGCGTATGGAAGAACTGATAAAGAACCTCGAAGTGAGTCTTGCTGAACGTATCAAAGCACAGGACTGGATGAGCGAGGCTACAAAGAAGGCAGCACTTGAGAAGCTCTCAACCTTCTATGTTAAGGTGGGCTATCCTAATAAGTGGAAGGACTTAGGTGAACTTAAGATTGATCCATCAAAGTCATATTATGAGAATGTGCAGAACTGCCATAAGTTCTGGGCAAAGGATGCTATTGAGGAGAAGGCTGGTAAGCCTGTCGATAAGGACAAGTGGCTGATGACACCACAGACGGTAAATGCTTATTATAACCCTACGACAAACGAAATCTGCTTCCCAGCAGGTATCCTGCAGTATCCTTTCTTTGACCCTAAGGCTGATGACGCTTTTAACTATGGTGCTATTGGTGTGGTTATCGGTCATGAGATGACACACGGATTTGATGACCAAGGTCGTCACTATGACAAGGATGGTAATATGACAGACTGGTGGACAGAAGAAGATGGTAAGAACTTTGAGGCACGTACGGGTAAGTATGCCGACTTCTTCAGTGCTATTAAGGTGTTACCTGACCTCAATGCAAATGGTAAGCTCACCTTGGGTGAGAACCTCGCTGACCATGGTGGTCTTGAGGTTGCCTTCAATGCTTTCATGAAGACACCAGAGGCTAAGAAGGGTAAGACAATCATGGGCTTCACACCTGAACAGCGTTTCTTCATCGCTTATGCTGGTGTATGGGCAAACAACATCACTGAAGCTGAGATTCGCAGTCGTGTAAAGAGTGACCCTCACTCTCTTGGCGAATGGCGCGTGAATGGTGCTTTACCACATATCAACGCATGGTATAAAGCGTTTGGTGTGAAGGAAGGTGATAAGCTGTTCATCCCAGAAGCTCAGCGGTTGAAGCTTTGGTAG
- a CDS encoding 50S ribosomal protein L19, with product MNKKILMKLSLKRVLTCIILTVLASLTTRAQTLCVIDGIPLPDSLLHVTIDEMRSDSAKQIVSHRLGLIPPYAIESIQIFSAEEQIKQGKNITFCKLPADIILIRTNSLAELQWILNGKMINPRKRLTIIDYKLSPQRITEALPRRIKPTDILSADIITYINDPRQEKHPTIVIKTKPTDSSKNKGH from the coding sequence ATGAACAAAAAGATTCTTATGAAACTGAGCTTGAAAAGAGTCCTGACCTGTATAATCCTGACTGTACTCGCCAGTCTCACCACACGTGCCCAGACCTTATGCGTCATTGATGGCATTCCTCTACCCGACTCCCTCCTGCACGTTACCATTGACGAGATGCGGTCGGATTCGGCTAAACAGATTGTATCACATAGGCTGGGACTTATTCCGCCTTATGCCATCGAATCCATACAAATTTTCTCGGCAGAAGAACAGATAAAACAAGGGAAGAACATCACATTCTGTAAATTACCCGCAGATATCATCCTCATACGAACCAACTCCCTTGCAGAACTCCAATGGATTCTGAACGGCAAGATGATAAACCCACGAAAAAGACTGACCATCATTGATTACAAACTTTCACCCCAACGTATAACGGAGGCTTTGCCAAGGCGTATTAAGCCCACGGACATCCTCTCTGCCGACATCATTACTTATATAAACGATCCACGACAAGAAAAACATCCAACCATCGTGATTAAGACAAAACCTACTGATTCTTCCAAAAACAAAGGGCACTGA
- a CDS encoding M3 family metallopeptidase, translated as MKQNLKHVVLAAGLVCTALTGQAQNARPKTTQMVSNALMKPSTLPFNAPDFSRIKGDDYLPAIKAGIAQQRAEIKKITDNKQKPTFANTVLAYERSGKMLERVSNIFYALVSADKTPEIEKAQTSIVPLLTEFENEIKFNQKFFQRIKYVYDHEYKTLKGEDKKLLEVIYKDFTHAGALLAKDKMARMQEINKELAKLQQEFGDMLPKAGNEATVWVSDVKELAGLSEGDIAQCKKDAESRGGKAPYCIVITNTTQQPILASLDNRALREKVYNASIHRTDGTGAYNTFPIIVKIARLRAEKAQLMGYKNYASYSLSQTMAKNTDNVYAFLHQMVEAYKPKSEAQTKAIEEYAQKTEGADFRLQPYDRFYYSAKMKKAQFNFSDDDVKPYFNLDSVLVNGIFYAAHRVYGLNFRERKDIPTYHKDMKVFDVLDGDGKQLALFYCDYFRRPTKRGGAWMSAFLKQSSDRNQKPLIYNVCNYAKAPEGQPTLLTWDETETMFHEFGHALHGMLSNCKYNTLSGTAVSRDFVEMPSQFNESFASIPEVFNHYARHYKTNEPMPDALREKMLGSLNYLSAYSLGENLAATSVDMAWHCLSPSEIPTAEAAPAFEKKVLADMSLLNNQIPPRYSTSYFNHIWGGGYAAGYYSYLWSEVLAVNIADYFATHGALTRKVGDDFRQKVLSRGNTRDLMTIFSDFTGLKAPDTKALLKARGM; from the coding sequence ATGAAACAGAATCTTAAACATGTTGTGCTTGCTGCAGGACTTGTCTGTACAGCACTCACGGGTCAGGCTCAAAACGCAAGACCAAAGACTACACAAATGGTAAGTAACGCACTTATGAAACCAAGTACATTACCTTTCAATGCCCCTGATTTTAGTCGTATCAAGGGGGACGACTACCTCCCTGCCATCAAAGCGGGTATCGCTCAGCAGAGAGCGGAGATTAAGAAGATTACTGACAATAAGCAGAAGCCTACTTTTGCTAACACTGTTTTGGCTTACGAGCGAAGCGGAAAGATGCTTGAGCGTGTGTCAAACATCTTCTACGCCTTGGTGTCAGCTGATAAGACACCAGAGATTGAGAAGGCACAAACAAGTATCGTTCCTTTACTGACAGAATTTGAGAATGAAATTAAATTCAATCAGAAATTCTTCCAGCGTATCAAGTATGTTTACGATCACGAATACAAGACACTCAAGGGTGAAGATAAGAAACTCTTAGAAGTTATCTATAAGGATTTCACTCATGCTGGTGCCCTCCTCGCAAAAGATAAGATGGCTCGGATGCAGGAAATCAACAAGGAACTGGCTAAGCTCCAGCAGGAGTTTGGAGATATGCTTCCTAAAGCAGGCAACGAAGCTACGGTATGGGTCAGTGACGTTAAGGAATTGGCAGGCCTCAGTGAGGGAGATATTGCACAGTGCAAGAAGGATGCTGAAAGCCGTGGCGGTAAGGCACCTTATTGTATCGTGATTACGAACACTACACAGCAACCAATCCTCGCAAGTCTTGACAATCGTGCCCTACGTGAGAAGGTTTACAATGCTTCAATTCATCGTACGGATGGTACAGGTGCTTACAACACCTTCCCAATCATCGTGAAGATTGCACGTCTGCGTGCAGAGAAGGCACAGCTCATGGGATATAAGAACTATGCTTCTTACTCACTTTCACAGACAATGGCTAAGAACACAGACAATGTCTATGCCTTCCTACACCAGATGGTTGAGGCTTACAAACCAAAGTCTGAGGCGCAGACAAAGGCTATTGAGGAGTATGCGCAGAAGACTGAGGGTGCTGACTTCCGTCTCCAACCTTACGATCGCTTCTATTACTCAGCAAAGATGAAGAAGGCGCAGTTTAACTTTTCAGACGATGATGTGAAGCCTTATTTCAACCTCGATTCAGTACTTGTGAATGGTATCTTCTATGCTGCTCATCGTGTCTATGGACTTAACTTCCGTGAGCGTAAGGATATCCCAACCTATCATAAGGATATGAAAGTGTTTGACGTACTTGATGGCGATGGTAAGCAGTTGGCTCTCTTCTATTGTGATTACTTCCGTCGTCCAACAAAGCGTGGTGGAGCATGGATGAGTGCCTTCCTTAAGCAGAGTAGTGACCGCAATCAGAAACCATTGATTTACAATGTTTGTAACTATGCGAAAGCACCTGAAGGCCAACCAACACTGCTCACATGGGATGAGACCGAGACAATGTTCCATGAGTTTGGACACGCCCTGCATGGTATGCTCTCAAACTGTAAGTATAACACATTGAGTGGTACAGCCGTATCACGTGACTTCGTGGAGATGCCATCACAGTTTAATGAGTCGTTTGCAAGTATCCCTGAGGTGTTCAACCACTATGCACGTCATTACAAGACTAACGAACCAATGCCAGATGCACTTCGTGAGAAGATGCTGGGTTCGCTGAACTACCTTTCAGCTTATTCATTGGGTGAGAATCTTGCGGCAACAAGTGTTGATATGGCATGGCATTGCCTTTCTCCTTCAGAGATTCCAACAGCTGAAGCGGCTCCAGCTTTCGAGAAGAAAGTGCTGGCGGATATGAGCTTGTTGAATAATCAGATACCTCCTCGTTACTCTACATCTTACTTCAACCACATCTGGGGTGGTGGATATGCAGCTGGTTATTACAGCTATCTGTGGAGTGAGGTGTTGGCAGTGAACATTGCCGACTATTTTGCAACGCATGGTGCCTTGACACGTAAGGTAGGTGATGACTTCCGCCAGAAGGTTCTTTCTCGTGGTAACACACGTGATCTCATGACCATCTTCTCTGATTTCACAGGTCTTAAGGCTCCTGATACCAAGGCGTTGCTGAAGGCAAGGGGAATGTAA
- a CDS encoding murein L,D-transpeptidase catalytic domain-containing protein, with amino-acid sequence MKSKTQSKRHITPLYGGGIRGRGRLFFFFLLSLLILNFSIKGYWKIKSYSFQSHFKDVWEICHERGYNEDYCILVDFSRPSGEDRMAIIDLNTLTVLDTGPCAHGKGEGNSAWKPIFSNREGSRCSSLGAFKIAEKGYSTTVGLRFALDGLDASNCNARRRNILIHSSRYVGIMHHLTSYLPLTDASWGCFTTSPAMLRKIEALCDKSRKPILLYAYK; translated from the coding sequence ATGAAAAGTAAAACACAATCAAAAAGACATATCACTCCCCTCTACGGGGGAGGGATAAGGGGGAGAGGTCGGTTATTCTTTTTCTTTCTTCTCTCTCTTCTAATCCTCAACTTTAGCATAAAGGGCTATTGGAAAATAAAATCCTATTCATTCCAAAGCCATTTCAAAGATGTATGGGAAATCTGTCACGAAAGGGGATATAATGAAGACTATTGCATCCTCGTAGACTTCTCACGCCCATCGGGTGAGGACCGAATGGCTATCATCGACCTGAATACATTGACCGTGCTCGACACTGGTCCCTGCGCACACGGCAAAGGAGAGGGTAATAGTGCGTGGAAACCTATTTTCTCAAATAGGGAGGGAAGCAGATGTTCAAGTCTCGGAGCCTTCAAGATTGCAGAGAAAGGCTATTCCACTACTGTCGGACTGCGTTTTGCACTTGATGGTCTTGATGCTTCGAACTGCAATGCACGCCGAAGAAACATCCTCATCCATAGTTCTCGATACGTAGGCATTATGCACCATCTCACCTCCTATCTCCCACTCACCGATGCTTCGTGGGGGTGCTTCACGACAAGCCCCGCTATGCTAAGGAAAATCGAAGCCCTTTGTGACAAGAGCAGAAAACCCATCCTGCTTTATGCATATAAATAA
- a CDS encoding Tex family protein has protein sequence MIRQTPYSKENEHKNNSKHSANQALPLAGEAEGASFISHSLSLPLQSVSAVLTLLDEGCTIPFIARYRKERTGNLDEVQITNISELNERLKELSKRKETILKTIREQEKLTSELERKILACMDSTELEDIYLPYKLKRRTRAQIAREKGLEPLALAIMREASPNPSERRGVPIPPHLSKELASLSLPLSGESEGALDIIAEIVSENQQARNTVRTAYKREAIISSKVIKKMQDTDEAQKFADYFDFSEPLRRCNSHRLLAMRRGEAQGILRVSIMIDGEECISRITRQFVRGNGTCQTLVCKAIDDSFKRLINLSIENEFAALSKEHADDEAIKVFTDNLRQLLLSPPLGQKRILALDPGFANGCKIACLDEQGNLLHHEIIYPHPPRNQQAQAAQALKRMISTYEVEAIAIGNGTASRESEAFVNKVLHEPNQNFGDILKYVVSEDGASIYSASPVAREEFPDEDVTTRGAISIGRRLMDPLAELVKIDPKSIGVGQYQHDVDQIKLRHSLDQTVMSCVNQVGVNLNTASRHLLTYVSGLGPALAQNIIDYRREHGAFTSRTQLKKVKRLGDTAFQQCAGFLRIPNAKNPLDNSAVHPESYHIVEQMAKDQGCTIKDLIGNKGLLSKIDIQRYLTSHSSRPSEALGEVSLRDILSELEKPGRDPRGAVEVFEFDKNVHKLDDLIVGMELPGIVTNITNFGAFVDIGVHQDGLVHISQLSDRFVTDPTQIVRLHQHVRVRVVEVDIRRKRIALSMKLGVR, from the coding sequence ATGATTAGACAAACACCATACAGCAAGGAAAACGAACACAAGAATAATAGCAAACACTCCGCAAATCAGGCTCTCCCTCTTGCGGGGGAGGCAGAGGGGGCTTCCTTTATCTCTCACTCTCTTTCCCTTCCTCTCCAAAGCGTTTCGGCAGTTCTCACCTTACTCGATGAAGGCTGCACGATTCCTTTTATAGCACGCTATCGTAAGGAGCGGACAGGGAACCTTGATGAGGTACAGATAACCAATATTAGTGAACTAAACGAGCGCTTAAAAGAACTTAGCAAACGTAAGGAAACCATCCTTAAGACAATCCGTGAGCAAGAGAAACTAACGTCTGAACTGGAAAGGAAAATTCTTGCTTGTATGGATTCCACAGAATTGGAAGACATCTATCTACCTTATAAACTCAAACGGCGCACACGTGCGCAGATAGCTCGTGAAAAGGGATTGGAGCCATTGGCATTGGCGATAATGAGAGAAGCCTCCCCCAACCCCTCCGAAAGGAGGGGAGTGCCTATCCCCCCACATCTCAGCAAAGAACTTGCAAGCTTGTCTCTCCCCCTTTCGGGGGAGTCGGAGGGGGCTTTAGACATCATCGCCGAGATTGTTTCTGAGAACCAGCAGGCACGCAATACTGTTCGCACTGCTTATAAGCGTGAGGCCATCATATCTTCGAAAGTTATTAAGAAGATGCAGGATACGGATGAGGCACAAAAGTTTGCTGATTACTTCGACTTCTCTGAACCGCTCCGTCGTTGTAATAGTCATCGTTTGCTTGCTATGCGTCGGGGTGAGGCGCAGGGCATCCTGCGTGTGAGTATCATGATTGATGGCGAGGAGTGCATCTCACGCATCACTCGTCAGTTTGTGCGAGGGAACGGAACATGTCAGACTCTTGTCTGCAAGGCCATTGACGACTCCTTTAAACGACTAATCAATCTGAGTATTGAAAACGAATTCGCCGCTTTGAGTAAGGAGCATGCTGACGATGAGGCTATTAAGGTTTTTACAGATAATCTTCGTCAGTTGCTTCTCTCTCCACCACTTGGACAGAAACGTATCTTAGCACTCGACCCAGGCTTTGCCAATGGATGTAAAATTGCTTGTCTTGACGAACAAGGTAATCTCCTGCATCATGAGATTATCTATCCACATCCACCTCGTAATCAACAGGCACAAGCGGCACAAGCCTTGAAAAGGATGATTTCCACTTATGAGGTTGAGGCAATAGCCATCGGCAATGGTACGGCGAGTCGTGAGTCAGAAGCCTTCGTTAATAAGGTTCTTCATGAACCTAATCAGAACTTTGGCGACATCTTAAAATATGTGGTCAGCGAGGACGGAGCTTCTATCTATTCTGCGTCACCTGTGGCACGTGAGGAGTTTCCTGATGAGGATGTGACGACACGTGGAGCCATCTCTATTGGTCGGCGACTGATGGACCCACTCGCTGAGCTTGTAAAGATTGACCCGAAGAGTATCGGAGTCGGACAATATCAGCATGATGTTGACCAAATAAAATTAAGACACTCACTCGACCAAACAGTCATGAGTTGTGTCAATCAGGTTGGTGTCAACCTCAATACAGCTTCTCGACATCTGCTCACTTACGTTAGCGGACTCGGTCCTGCACTTGCTCAAAACATCATTGATTATCGTCGTGAACATGGTGCCTTTACCTCACGTACCCAACTTAAAAAGGTGAAGCGTCTGGGTGATACAGCCTTCCAGCAATGTGCTGGTTTCTTACGTATTCCTAATGCCAAGAACCCGCTCGACAACTCTGCTGTTCATCCTGAAAGCTATCACATCGTTGAGCAAATGGCAAAAGACCAAGGTTGTACGATAAAGGATTTGATTGGCAATAAGGGTCTCTTGTCGAAGATTGATATTCAACGCTATCTCACTTCCCACTCATCCCGCCCTTCAGAAGCCTTGGGCGAGGTTTCACTTCGTGACATCCTCTCTGAACTTGAGAAGCCTGGTCGTGACCCACGTGGGGCGGTTGAAGTCTTTGAGTTCGATAAGAATGTCCACAAGCTAGACGACCTCATCGTTGGGATGGAACTTCCTGGTATTGTGACGAATATTACCAACTTTGGTGCCTTTGTCGATATTGGTGTTCATCAAGACGGACTTGTACACATCTCTCAGCTCTCCGACCGCTTTGTCACTGATCCAACGCAGATTGTCCGCCTACATCAACACGTTCGTGTTCGTGTCGTTGAGGTTGATATCCGTCGTAAGAGGATTGCGTTGAGTATGAAGTTAGGTGTTAGGTGA
- a CDS encoding homoserine O-succinyltransferase produces MPLRLPDGLPAIDILKRENIDIEEMLVKKDDKRPIRIVILNLMPFKATTETDFIRLLSHSPLPMDISFLKLKSHTSKHTPQEHMDRFYHTLEEVNKEQVDGLIVTGAPVEDIPFEEVDYWRELQEIFNWAHENVRSTLYICWAAQAGLYHFYGIPKYPLPKKMFGIFPTTPLKLNLPLFRGFDDVFRMPQSCHTEVRREDIDRIDDLEVIAESAESGVSIIRSRSRQDFFITGHMEYAPNTLDTEYRRDLGKRDDVELPKYYYREDNPENGPLVTWRAHANLLFTNWVMGINEM; encoded by the coding sequence ATGCCATTAAGATTACCTGACGGACTTCCCGCAATTGATATATTGAAGCGTGAGAATATCGACATCGAAGAAATGCTTGTAAAGAAAGATGACAAGCGACCCATTCGTATTGTCATTCTCAATCTTATGCCGTTCAAGGCAACGACTGAGACGGATTTCATACGCCTTCTGTCTCATAGTCCACTTCCCATGGACATTAGCTTTCTGAAATTGAAAAGTCATACATCAAAGCATACACCACAGGAGCACATGGACCGTTTCTATCATACACTTGAGGAAGTAAACAAGGAGCAAGTTGATGGACTTATCGTCACTGGTGCACCCGTTGAAGATATCCCTTTCGAAGAGGTGGACTATTGGCGAGAACTACAAGAGATATTCAATTGGGCGCATGAGAATGTGCGTTCAACGCTCTACATCTGTTGGGCGGCACAGGCTGGACTCTATCATTTCTATGGCATCCCGAAATATCCATTACCAAAGAAGATGTTTGGTATCTTCCCAACAACCCCACTAAAGCTAAATCTACCTCTCTTCCGTGGTTTTGATGATGTCTTCCGTATGCCACAGAGTTGTCATACGGAGGTAAGACGCGAGGATATCGACCGCATTGACGACCTCGAGGTCATTGCTGAGTCTGCAGAGAGTGGCGTGTCAATCATCAGATCACGAAGTAGGCAAGACTTCTTTATCACGGGCCACATGGAGTATGCTCCCAACACCCTTGACACAGAGTATCGTCGTGACCTTGGCAAGCGTGATGACGTTGAACTCCCAAAGTATTATTATCGTGAAGACAATCCTGAGAATGGCCCGCTAGTCACCTGGCGTGCCCATGCCAACCTGCTATTCACGAATTGGGTGATGGGTATTAATGAAATGTAA
- a CDS encoding ABC-F family ATP-binding cassette domain-containing protein, with product MISIDGLTVEFGVKPLFKDVSFVINERDRIALVGKNGAGKSTMLKILCGMQKPTSGSVSVPNDTTIGYLPQVMKLSDDTTVKEETRKAFADKTKMEEKLKKMEQEMAERTDYESDGYAELVERFTTEHERYMMMGGENYEAEIERTLTGLGFTREDFERPTREFSGGWRMRIELAKILLRRPDVLLLDEPTNHLDIESIQWLEQFLAQSAKAVVLVSHDRAFVNNVTNRTLEITCGHVEDYRVKYDEYLVLRKERREQQLRAYENQQKEIADTKAFIERFRYQATKAVQVQQRIRQLEKIVPIEVDEVDNSAMRLKFPPCLRSGDYPIIAEDLGKTYPSRLHSDGPGQTVFEAVNLIIKRGEKVAFVGKNGEGKSTFVKCIMGEIPFDGTLKIGHNVQIGYFAQNQAQLLDENLTIYDTIDRVATGDMRLRINDLLGAFMFGGETSEKYVKVLSGGERSRLAMIKLLLEPVNLLILDEPTNHLDIASKEVLKEAIKAFDGTAIIVSHDREFLDGLVSKVYEFGGGKVREHLGGIYDWLKSPLQLPRKGESAENLSLSGGDNGKFSSNNSKDATLPLSGESEGASSLSYAERKEQQKKIRKAQRAVDESEAKIAKLEARKSELDELLMAPENASNMELVTEYTNLQRELDEENDRWMVLSEELETLNLEL from the coding sequence ATGATATCAATAGACGGACTGACGGTGGAATTTGGCGTAAAGCCATTGTTTAAGGATGTTTCATTCGTCATCAACGAACGAGATAGGATAGCCTTAGTGGGCAAGAACGGAGCAGGAAAGTCAACGATGCTGAAGATTCTCTGTGGGATGCAGAAGCCAACGAGCGGTTCAGTGTCTGTACCAAATGACACAACGATAGGCTATCTTCCACAGGTAATGAAGCTATCTGACGATACTACCGTGAAGGAAGAGACGCGCAAGGCTTTCGCTGACAAAACGAAGATGGAAGAGAAGCTCAAGAAGATGGAGCAAGAGATGGCTGAGCGTACCGATTATGAGAGTGATGGATATGCTGAGTTAGTAGAACGCTTCACAACGGAACACGAGCGTTATATGATGATGGGAGGTGAAAACTATGAGGCTGAGATAGAACGAACGTTGACTGGTCTTGGTTTTACTAGAGAAGACTTTGAACGTCCTACACGTGAGTTCTCCGGTGGATGGCGTATGCGTATTGAGTTAGCAAAGATTCTCCTTCGTCGTCCTGATGTGCTCCTCCTTGATGAGCCGACGAACCACCTTGATATCGAGTCTATACAATGGTTGGAGCAGTTTCTCGCTCAGAGTGCTAAGGCTGTTGTGCTCGTAAGTCACGACCGTGCTTTTGTCAATAACGTGACGAATCGTACGTTAGAGATTACTTGCGGACACGTGGAAGATTATCGTGTGAAGTATGATGAGTATCTTGTTCTTCGGAAAGAACGTCGTGAGCAACAACTTCGTGCCTATGAGAATCAACAGAAAGAGATTGCGGATACTAAGGCTTTCATTGAGCGTTTCCGTTATCAGGCTACTAAAGCCGTACAGGTACAGCAGCGCATCCGCCAATTGGAGAAGATTGTGCCTATAGAAGTTGACGAGGTGGATAATTCTGCTATGCGCCTAAAGTTCCCTCCCTGCTTACGAAGTGGCGATTACCCGATTATTGCAGAGGATTTGGGCAAAACTTATCCAAGTCGCTTGCATAGCGATGGACCTGGTCAGACGGTATTTGAGGCTGTCAATCTAATCATCAAACGAGGTGAAAAGGTAGCCTTTGTTGGTAAGAATGGTGAGGGAAAATCTACTTTTGTGAAGTGTATCATGGGTGAGATACCATTTGATGGTACGCTGAAGATAGGGCATAATGTGCAGATAGGTTATTTTGCACAGAACCAAGCACAACTGTTGGATGAGAATCTGACGATTTATGATACCATCGACAGAGTGGCTACAGGCGATATGCGTTTGAGAATCAACGATCTGCTTGGTGCCTTTATGTTTGGCGGAGAGACTTCTGAGAAGTATGTAAAGGTACTATCTGGTGGTGAGCGTTCACGCCTGGCTATGATTAAACTCTTGCTTGAGCCTGTCAACCTCCTCATCCTCGACGAGCCAACGAACCATCTTGACATCGCTTCAAAAGAAGTGTTGAAAGAAGCAATTAAAGCCTTTGATGGGACGGCTATCATCGTGAGCCACGACCGTGAGTTCTTAGATGGATTGGTCAGCAAGGTGTATGAGTTCGGAGGCGGTAAGGTGAGAGAGCATCTGGGCGGTATCTACGACTGGCTCAAAAGCCCCCTCCAGCTCCCCCGAAAGGGGGAGAGTGCAGAGAATCTCTCGCTGAGTGGTGGGGATAATGGTAAGTTTTCATCAAATAATAGCAAAGATGCAACTCTCCCCCTTTCGGGGGAGTCGGAGGGGGCTTCTTCTTTATCTTACGCTGAACGCAAAGAACAACAGAAGAAAATTCGTAAGGCACAACGTGCTGTTGATGAGTCTGAAGCAAAAATAGCGAAGTTGGAAGCACGTAAGAGTGAACTCGATGAACTCCTCATGGCTCCTGAGAATGCCTCGAATATGGAACTCGTAACAGAATATACCAACCTACAACGTGAACTTGATGAGGAGAACGATAGATGGATGGTACTATCGGAAGAGCTGGAGACTTTGAACTTGGAACTTTGA